One genomic region from Populus nigra chromosome 8, ddPopNigr1.1, whole genome shotgun sequence encodes:
- the LOC133701430 gene encoding uncharacterized protein LOC133701430: MDQCTRNAFAEERSTANKAQKRKRTGKKHANMRRLKAKMAEIGEQQKRIKKGQMEIREKFEEIEFECDQLRKETLLISQQAACNQQRLNLMLKIVKAREDNNLSEADRLIQCLREGMMKQTWKKL; the protein is encoded by the exons ATGGATCAGTGCACCAGGAATGCCTTCGCTGAAGAAAGATCGACTGCGAACAAGGCTCAG aaaaggaaaagaactgGCAAAAAACATGCAAACATGAGAAGATTAAAAGCAAAGATGGCAGAGATTGGTGAACAACAAAAACGTATTAAAAAGGGGCAAATGGAAATCAGAGAGAAGTTTGAAGAGATTGAATTTGAATGCGATCAACTGAGAAAAGAAACGTTGCTTATATCACAACAGGCTGCGTGCAATCAACAACGCCTGAATCTAATGCTCAAGATCGTGAAAGCACGAGAAGACAATAATTTGTCTGAAGCTGACAGGCTTATTCAATGTCTTCG agAAGGCATGATGAAGCaaacatggaaaaaattatga